One Alphaproteobacteria bacterium HT1-32 genomic region harbors:
- a CDS encoding radical SAM protein, with amino-acid sequence MDILSFDKVIYHFDRLQKMQAGEPQFPVHLTISLGNLCNHRCLWCSVYAQLQKDVQLTDVDKLLTFLEKGAARGLKAVSYVGNGEPTAHPKAKHLFRSVHEMGIEQGMFTNGFLLDRVMDEVLEGFTFMRFSLDAGSPDMHAEMHDVPATQFPKIMENMAEIIKRRRSDRPTIGVQYAVHHRNLPDMYESARRVSEIGADYFSVKPVFNKGSVGERIEKNVLTLEELSPEVGRIRKDIESRDFEIHFRPFQILSEEADRNVLQYDRCVAGFFNLNLYEDGSLVYCAPHRIPVGHMDDDLDQVERNILDLSNKLDLSKCPGGCRYHPLNHLVHTVVKPGDADPYHRNFL; translated from the coding sequence ATGGATATCCTGAGCTTCGATAAAGTCATTTATCACTTTGACCGGCTGCAGAAGATGCAGGCGGGGGAACCCCAGTTCCCGGTTCATCTCACGATCAGCCTCGGAAACCTCTGTAATCACCGCTGTCTCTGGTGCTCTGTTTATGCGCAGTTGCAGAAGGATGTGCAGCTGACGGATGTCGACAAGCTGCTGACCTTCCTTGAGAAAGGGGCTGCACGCGGTCTGAAAGCCGTGAGCTATGTCGGCAACGGGGAGCCGACGGCGCATCCCAAAGCAAAGCATCTTTTCCGTTCTGTCCATGAAATGGGCATTGAGCAGGGGATGTTCACCAACGGCTTCCTGCTGGACCGTGTCATGGACGAGGTGCTGGAGGGGTTTACCTTCATGCGATTCAGTCTGGATGCCGGGTCACCGGACATGCATGCCGAAATGCATGATGTACCGGCGACGCAGTTCCCGAAGATTATGGAGAACATGGCGGAAATCATCAAACGCCGCCGGAGTGACCGCCCGACCATCGGGGTGCAGTATGCGGTTCACCACCGTAACCTGCCGGATATGTATGAAAGCGCCCGACGGGTCAGTGAAATCGGTGCGGATTATTTCTCCGTGAAGCCGGTCTTCAACAAGGGATCGGTCGGGGAGCGGATCGAGAAGAATGTGCTGACACTGGAAGAGCTGTCGCCGGAAGTCGGGCGGATCAGAAAGGATATCGAAAGCCGGGATTTTGAAATCCATTTCCGGCCCTTCCAGATTTTGTCGGAAGAAGCGGACAGGAATGTTCTGCAATATGACCGCTGTGTCGCCGGGTTCTTCAACCTGAATCTCTATGAAGATGGCAGTCTGGTTTATTGCGCACCGCATCGCATACCGGTTGGTCATATGGATGATGATCTGGATCAGGTGGAACGCAATATTCTCGATCTCTCGAATAAACTCGACCTCTCGAAATGCCCTGGTGGCTGCCGCTATCACCCGCTTAACCACCTCGTTCATACGGTGGTAAAACCGGGAGATGCCGATCCCTATCACCGGAACTTCCTCTAG
- a CDS encoding methyltransferase domain-containing protein, which yields MIGNADMGKPVTPEAFAAVRRSDLERLPAGQMDAYAGWFGGMEHKGVGRSYAGLPGLIAYMDTVNKAAFPLPFEADPAMVADSFATTRRVYESLSSDGLDVEIPDAPMEVDRHTAGDFMFQNIYPETPRTRVRRILDFGPGVGRQMNIWSRRVPDLCYVGMEAIENSYICQSEYFTRASDLPVHDYVDNPDDFEITETSGIYHLPTWRLDKLPWNFFDLVIFSQVLPELGADLIVELLKTLPRILKPGAQLYIRDHDLSWLPGHRYDLDAELPKLGFHLEFRPYFIDRKEVHGIPRVWRRTDPRINYRPVAGG from the coding sequence ATGATCGGAAACGCCGATATGGGAAAACCGGTTACACCGGAAGCATTTGCTGCTGTCAGACGCTCCGATCTTGAAAGACTGCCGGCCGGGCAGATGGATGCCTATGCGGGCTGGTTTGGTGGCATGGAGCATAAGGGTGTCGGACGATCCTATGCCGGCCTTCCCGGCCTGATCGCCTATATGGATACCGTCAACAAAGCCGCTTTTCCGCTGCCGTTCGAGGCTGATCCCGCAATGGTGGCTGACAGCTTTGCAACAACAAGGCGGGTTTATGAGAGTCTGAGTTCGGACGGACTTGATGTCGAAATTCCAGACGCCCCGATGGAAGTTGACCGGCATACTGCCGGTGATTTCATGTTCCAGAACATCTACCCGGAAACTCCGCGCACAAGGGTCCGTCGTATTCTTGACTTCGGACCGGGTGTCGGTCGTCAGATGAACATCTGGTCCCGGCGAGTCCCCGACCTCTGTTATGTCGGAATGGAAGCCATCGAGAACAGTTATATCTGCCAGTCCGAATATTTCACCCGCGCCAGTGACCTGCCGGTTCATGACTATGTCGATAATCCGGATGACTTCGAGATTACCGAGACGTCGGGTATCTATCATCTGCCCACCTGGCGGCTCGACAAACTGCCGTGGAATTTCTTCGACCTTGTGATTTTCAGTCAGGTCCTGCCGGAACTCGGGGCTGACCTGATCGTGGAACTGCTGAAAACCCTGCCCCGCATACTGAAGCCCGGCGCACAGTTATATATCCGCGACCATGATCTCAGCTGGCTGCCCGGTCATCGCTATGACCTCGACGCGGAATTGCCAAAACTGGGATTTCATCTGGAGTTCCGGCCCTATTTCATCGACCGGAAGGAAGTTCACGGCATTCCCCGTGTCTGGCGACGGACGGACCCGCGTATCAACTACCGCCCTGTTGCAGGGGGCTAG